CATTTGGGACTTGTGTGTTTAATTAAAACGAAGAAACAGAAAGGACGATGTTATGAAGACACTGTGGATTGCAGTACTCTTTCTCTTCGGAAGCGTTACAATGGCGAATGCCGTACCTCTGGCAGGCGGGCTGGGTGGAACGGCAGGCTACGGCGAGCATCAGCTTGCCGACAACGATGACGGATCGACGTCTTTCATAGATCTTTCATCGGTTTTCGATAACGGCATGAATTTCTACGGAACGACCTATACCGGGCTTTACCTCAACAACAATGGTAATGTGACGTTCTCTGCCCCGTTGTCTACGTATACTCCATACAGTATGACGGGATCGACCGCCAACCCGATTATTGCTCCTTTCTTTGCGGATGTCGATACAAGGGGAAGTGGAGACGTCTATTGGGACGAAGATACGGTGAACGGCATTTTTACGGCCACATGGAATGCCGTTGGTTATTTTTCGTACCATACAAATCCTCTGGATTCGTTCCAGTTACGGTTGATCGATCAGGGTGGCGGCGACTTTGGCATCGAATTCAGATATGCCTCCCTGGGATGGACCGTAGGGGATGTGAGTGGCACGGCGTATGCCAGGGCCGGCTACAATTCCGGCAATGGGACCGATTATTACGAGCTGCCGGAATCAGGGAATAATGCCGCCATGCTCGATCTGGTCAACAGGAGCAATGCCGGGACGGATGGTCTGTTTCAATGGCAGGTCAGAAACGGCAACCCGGCGCCGGTCCCCGAACCGGGCTCTATGGCTCTGATGAGCATCGGCCTCGCCGGCCTCTTCTCCCTCCGCAGGCGGCAGGCTGCCTGATCCCTTCGGACCGGGGTTCACAGTCGCAAACGGACCGGCATCTCCGGATGCCGGTCCTTCCTGAACCCTGCGTCAAATGAGCCCCCGGTTTTTCAGGGTATGACCCTTTCCGGGGGGGCGATTCCTTCCAGTTCCTCCATTGTGAATTACGAATCAAAATGTTTTCTCTCATTTCAGCCCCTTTCCCGGAGCCGGGAACGCCCTGTATCCATCCCTCTGTTCCGGCAGCGTAATCCTTTATGAGAAAGATTTTGAAAAAGATGACGGGTTATGATAAATAATGTTATCTTTCTGTTGACGGCAGGCCGGTCATTGTCGGCGGAGGATAGGATAAGAGTAAGCTTGGTTATCGTTTTGAAGGATGTGTAGTGGAGCCGATTTTATGTTCTCCATAGAGAAGCTGGACGCGCATCATATCCTTGCCCAGATCGGCGAGGATGTAACGGTCATGGCCTCCGAGGGACGTCTCCCAGCTTTTTTCGGGAGGGAGGAGGAGCTTGCCCGGATGGTCAAGATCCTCGGGCGGAGGCGGAAGTGCAATCCCCTGATCCTGGGGGGGGCCGGTGTCGGGAAGTCTTCCCTTTGTTATGCCCTGGCCGACCGGATCGTGAAGGGGAAGGTTCCTCCCTGGCTGGTTGGCCGCAAGGTGATCCGGACGAGCTTCTTCGAGATATGGGGTTCTCTTCTCCATTCGGATGAGGCCTTTGCCGAATATGCAAGGATCCTCAAAAATGTGCTGAAGCAGTGCCGGGAGAATCCGGTTATCCTCTTCATGGACGAGTTCCATACCCTGGTGAACTTTCCCGTCAGCTCCAATGTGATCAAGCCCGCTTTGGCCGACGGTTCCCTCCACATGATCGCTGCGACGACCCTTCGTGAGTACCGGCGAGATCTTGAAGGGGACGAGGCGCTGACCCGCCGTTTTGTTCCGATCATGCTGGATGAACCTTCTCCGGCGGAGACCCGGAGGATTCTTTCTTCTTTGAAGAAAAGTTATGAAGAAGACTATCCGGTTTCCATCGGGGATGATTTTGTGGACGAGGTGGTGGATCTGACGGAGACCTATCTGCCGGGGCGCAACCAGCCGGACAAGTCGATCGATCTTCTCGAACTCTCCTGTATAGAGACGGTCTATGATCGTTTGAATGGAGGGGGTGGCGGGGAGCGGATGTCTGTGACCGAGGATACGGCACACCGGGTGATTTCATCAATGACGGGGATCCCGGAGGAGATCGTGGCGGGGAAGATGGACCGTCTCGAAAGTTTGACGAAGCTGCTGTCGGATCGTTACTCCGGGCAGGAGGAGGCCTTGAAGCCTATCGCTTTTCGCCTGGCTTTGACCAAGTCGCGGGTGGGAATCGACGCGCACCGGCCCGACGGCATCTTCCTCGTGGCCGGTGAACGGGGCTCGGGAAAAACGGAACTGGCAAGAACTGTAGTTGATTTTCTCTCAGAGGACCCGGAAGAGGATTTCCTCTCCATCGATATGGAGGTCTATGGTGACTTTCATTCCTTCGTAATGTTGATGGGAGGAGGTCCGGGGCGGTCTTCTCTCCTGAGCGAATTTGTCCGGAACCGGCCGACCGGTGTGATCCTTCTCAGAAATTTCGACCGGGCGGACAAAAAGGTCCTGTCGATTCTTCGCCAGATCTTTGAAACCGGGAAAGGACGGGATTACCAGGGGAAAGAGCTAGTTTTCGATCATGTGACCTTTTTCCTGACGACGAGGGTCGGTTTCGAGGAGAAAAAGCCGATCGGAATTGTTTCAGAGTGTGAAAATGTGGCGTGGGAACAACAGGAAGATGCCGTGCTGGATGGACTTGGTGAGGTCTTTCCGGAGGATTTTCTTTCTTCCGTGGATGAGCTGATCGTGCTGAAACCGGTTTGCGAAGAGATGATTCGCTCCCTTCTGGATAGGAAGATAGAGGCCTGGTCCCGCCAGGTCGGAAAGACCCTTCGAATTGAACAGCTTTTGAAAGACCTTCTTCTGGAAATCCTCGTCAAGGAAGAGTCTCCCGCTCATGCTCTTTCCCGCGTATTCGACCGGGAAGTGGGAGAGGACCTTCTGCGATTGCGGAGAAGCCGGGAGTGGGAGGAACTCGAATCGGTGGAGTTGAAGCGGGACGGTGAGGCTTAGCACGGGCTGGACGATTTGTGAAGATTATGGCAGGGAAACAAAAAAAACGGGATCAACGTCTATTGGAAGAAGACCTGCAACTCGTCCGGAATATGACGGATGAAAACAAAGAGGTCCGGGAAGAAGGATGGCGGATATTCTATGAACGGTATTATGCTGTACTGGAACGTAAAATTATCAGCTCGCTTCGGAATGGATATATGGTTGATAAGGCCTGGGACTCTTTTCTTGACCGGATCATGAGAAATGACTTTGAGAATCTCAGAAAGTATGAAGGCAGGGGGTCGCTGGCAAGCTGGCTGTATCAAAGTCTGGCTTGGGCGATGAAGGATGTTCTCAGAAAAGAGGGAAAACTGTCGGCAGGGTCGGTCTCTTTTGAGGATGTGCAAAAGGTGATTCCGGAGGATACCGCAAAGGATGGTCATATTGACGAGGATGCTGTGATGGCGAAGGATGCCGGCCGATCTTCTCAGAGGAGGCCTGAGCCTGAGTGTGGACCCAATCAGGGAAATGATCTGGAGAATGATTTGCGTGTTGCCTTCAGTCAACTTCCTGATATGGAGCGGTGGGTTTTTTCCCTTCGTCATTATGATGTGCTCGGGTTTCCTGAGGATGAGATCAGAAAGCTGGCTCAGTATATAAATCGCGATGCTGTTGAGGTGGCAGCGATGATTGATGATATTTTCCTCGACGGGGACCTCCTTTCCGGAAAACGAGAAAATGTAATGAAAGCGGAGGAAAAAGCGGTCCGTGATTTTTCTCGTCGGTTGGCTGCGGAATCGGAGCGATACATCGAATTGGAAGTTGAGGAGACTCCAGCACCGGACAATGAAGTGAAGACTGAAAACAAGTCGCAATCCGGGAAGAAAAGAGTGCCGGCCCTGATCAAAACACCTTACGATGTGATCAGTGGAATCCTCCAGGGAAGGAATGTGTCAACATTGCACGGTGATGTACGAAAGGCGAAAAATAGACTGAAACAGTTTCTGCAGGAAGAGGGATATAACATTTAGAGAGTCTGCCATGATCAGAGAATATGAACCACCGGAACATCCTTCCCGAAAGTCTTGGGAAGAATTTATCGAGAGGGAAGGATATCTGGAGGAGAACTCTCAAGAGATGATGCACATCCAGGAGTGTCGGGTGTGCCGTGAAAGGGTTTCCCAAATCCTTGAAGGGGATCGTTTTCTCCTGGACCGGCTTGCAGATGCCCTCCATCCTGAAAGGATGATCGATCCGGAAAAGGGGGAAACCTGTTTCGAAACGAAAGATCTATGGGACTATACGGCCTGGCGATTATCCCGGGATGCCGGGGATGAGAGAGCCGATTCCTCACCGGAGAAATATAGTTTTTTTGATGATCATATCAATGAATGTGATCGTTGTCTGAAAGAATTTCGAAGAATCCGTAAGATCCAGAGCCGACTCAGGAATTCCTGATCCTTCCCTTTCCTTGCAGGGGGCCTTACGGCTTCCTGCTTCTTGTCATGATTTTCTGCTCCAAAAGGCCCCAATCGGGGTCTTTTTTTTCTTCTGAAAAAATCTTCCGTGAAACATTTTCATTCTTTTGCACGTCTTACGAATGAATTCGTGAGTGTCCAGAAACGAAAATGCCATTTATAGCCGATATTGTGACCAATCAAAGAAGGAGGAGCCGTCCATCGTGAGTTTATCGGAATATCTCGATCTATATAATCCTTATGGAGATTTTGTGGATGAGGAGGATTGCGTGCTTCGGGATTTCGGGGAACGGTTGCGCATACTGCGCAAAAAACGGTGTCTGACGCAGCAGATGTTAGGGGAACGGGCCGGGGTTTCCTACAAGTACCTGGGAGAGATCGAGCGGGGAGAGAAGAACCCTTCCGTGACGATTCTCTTCAAACTGGCGGCGGCGCTGGAAGTGAATCCGGCCGAACTGGTCTGCGTCCTCGACGGAGGCTGTGCCGACTGTCATTATTCACGGGTGCAGTTGCGGCGGGTCAACGAGATCCTGATGGAACGGGATCCCGAGACGTTGAAGCGGATCGTCCGGGTCTTGACGGTCTGGTTCGGGGAGGAGAGATGAAAAAATTTGTTTTTGTGGTGCATCCCCGGAATTATGAGGATGTGGTGCGAGTATTTCCGTTTTTCAGGTATCTTCCGGAAAAGGCGGTTGTACGGGGAATCCGCCTGACCCGTCCCTTTCCCCGGTTATGGCTCTGTTCCTCCTTCGATGTGCTGGGGAAGGTGAGAGGGCATATCCTTGCTGCTCCCCTGACGGCGGAACAGATGCTGACCCGGAATCTGCGGGAGGTTCGGAGGGTGATTCTCCATACCGTCCTCTATGCTCAGGAAAAACTGCGGGCGGAGGTGATCGGGCTCGGGGCGCTCACCGCCTCAGTGACGAACGGCGGAAAGTGGCTGGCGAAGCGTTCGGAGGTCCGGGCAGCGGTCACCCACGGTGATACCTTCGCCGTGGCGGTCGCCATGGAAGGAATCGGGGCAATCCTCCGGAAGAAGAGGGGGGCCGTCGCTGTGACGGGCGCGACCGGGATTATAGGCAGCGCCCTCGCCCGGCTCCTTGCAAAGAAGGACCGTCCTCTCATTCTCCTCGGACGCAACCGGCGAAAGCTCAAGAGCCTGGCCGCCGGACTCAACGGCGTCCGGAACCTGACAATCTCCACCGATCTTGCTGTTTGCCGGGGGGCGGAGATTGTGGTCGCCGCCACCTCTCATTCGGATACGATCCTGAAGGGGGAACACCTGCGGAAGGGGGCGGTGATCTACGACGTCTGTCAACCCGAAGCGGTTTCGTTGGTACTCCTCCGAAAGAGGCCGGACCTCGTCCGGATCGACGGCTCCCTTGCCGCCATTCCCGGGGTTGACCCCGGCTTTGCGATGGGACCGCCGAAGGGTACGACTTTTGCCTGTCTGGCGGAGACCATGCTCCATGCGCTGGAGGGGAAACGGGAAGACCGCGTCGGGCCGATCGATGCGACCCATATCGATAATCTCCGGACGGCAGGGAAGAAGTACGGTTTTGTACATGCGCCGTTTACCTGTTTTGGCCGGCCCTTGAATGGGAAGCTACATTAGATTTCCTTCGGTAGGTGTGTTTCCTGAAAGGAGGGATCGGGATGGATGTGTAACCTGCCGGATTTTTACGGAGGTGCAGGTTGGAGAAATGGATGATCGGGGAGCCGACGGGGATGATCACGGTCCAAACGTCCGCGACAGGAGGAAAATGATGAGCAAAGAGGAATCATCAAAGAACCACAAGGATCTAAAGGAACATGGGATCATCTATCTTGCCGGCGGCATTGACGAAAGCCTTTCGGAGAATGTGTGCAAGGAAATCATCGAATACAATATTTCCGGGAAAGTCGAGTGTATCCAGATGATTATCAACTCCCACGGCGGCAGTTGTACGGATGGATTCGCCATTATCGATATCATGGAGTGGTCCCGCCTTCCTGTCTATACAACCGGGATCGGTATGATCTGTTCCATGGCTCTGCTGATTTTCATGACAGGGGCTAAAGGGCGGCGGGTCATTACTCCCAGGACCTCCATATTGTCTCACAGGTATTCAACCAAGACGCAGGGAAACCACAGCCAGTTGCTGGCGGATCGGAAAGAGCAGGATCTGATGCATGAGCGGGTTGTGGATCATTATCTCCACAACACCCATATTGATACGAGAGAGAAATTGGAGGGATATCTCCTCCGGGATGTGGATACCTGGCTTTCAACCGGGGAGGCGCTTGAATACGGCATCGCTGACATCGTAGAGCCGTTGAGCCGGGACGGGCTTGAAATAAAAATGAAAAAGAAGACTTCCGGGAAGAAAAAGAAAGACAGGAAAGATACGGATAAAACACCGGTCTTGTTCGGAAGGCAGGTGCTGGGTTAGATCCGGGATGTTTGCCTTACAGAAAACTGACTGACGTGGAGGTGCGGGTGGAAGAAAAAGTGAGAACGTTATTCCGTGAAATCGAGTGTTGCCGTGATGCATTCATGGACTGCGAGAGGATGTCTCAGGATCTTCCCATTCATGCAGTAAAGGGGTATGTCGACTGGGTGCTGGAGGGACTTCTCGATGTCTGTGGCGATTATGAGAGAAAGTACGGCAGGAATGTTGTGCAACTGGAGGTGGTCCGGGAACGATTTCAGAAAGAATTCTTCTCAATCGATGCGATAGGCCGGAGTCCTTTCCTGCGGCAGTGCTTCCTCAAGCCCTATGGTTATTCCGGTGATTTCAGAACGATCGACATGATCTACCGGAACCGGCCTGCTCCGGATGGTGTGGTAACCCATGTGGAACGCTTCGCATATGATGCACCTGCCTGCCGTGCCGTACGGAACCGCAAAGAGTTTCTGAAAGAGAAAGTCCGGGAAGAAAAGTGCATGAAGAGGGAACTTTCGATCTTGAATCTCGCATCAGGGCCTGCTCGTGAGATCGCCGAGCTGGCCGAAGAAGGGACCCTGGATGAGAACTGCCGGGTGATCAACATCGACCATGAACCGGAGGCTCATGACTATGCCATGGGACTTCTGAACGGGGTGACGAAACAGACCGGGATAGACTACATTGTGGAAGACGCCTATCGTTTCTCCCTGCGGAAGGACAACCTCGACCGCTACGGCGCACAGGACCTGATCCTCTGCGCCGGACTCTTCGACTATCTCGATGATGCCTGGGCCGTCCGGGTGTTGCGTGCGCTTTTTGCGCTTCTCCGGGAAGACGGGATTCTGATCGTCGGGAATTTCAGTCATGAAAATCCGTCGAGGACACTCATGGAGTGGTTCGCCGATTGGAAACTGATCCACCGTGATGAAGAGACCTTTGCCGGGCTCTTTCGAAAGGCCGGGATCACCGATATGGTCATTGAAAAGGAGTCTCTCGGGGTCAACCTCTTCGGTGTCGCGGGAAAAGGCTCAACCGTGAAACCTTTTCCGGATGATGCCGCTTGAGGGTATCTATAACGATCAACATTTCCAATGAAACTGCTTGGAAGCAGGGAGGCGGCCGGTGGAACGAAGCAATCCGCAACAATCCATTTTACGGATTCTGTTCGTGGAGGACAACCTGGAGCGGGAGAAGATCTTCCGTTCAT
This region of Deltaproteobacteria bacterium genomic DNA includes:
- a CDS encoding PEP-CTERM sorting domain-containing protein, encoding MKTLWIAVLFLFGSVTMANAVPLAGGLGGTAGYGEHQLADNDDGSTSFIDLSSVFDNGMNFYGTTYTGLYLNNNGNVTFSAPLSTYTPYSMTGSTANPIIAPFFADVDTRGSGDVYWDEDTVNGIFTATWNAVGYFSYHTNPLDSFQLRLIDQGGGDFGIEFRYASLGWTVGDVSGTAYARAGYNSGNGTDYYELPESGNNAAMLDLVNRSNAGTDGLFQWQVRNGNPAPVPEPGSMALMSIGLAGLFSLRRRQAA
- a CDS encoding ATP-dependent Clp protease ATP-binding subunit, with product MFSIEKLDAHHILAQIGEDVTVMASEGRLPAFFGREEELARMVKILGRRRKCNPLILGGAGVGKSSLCYALADRIVKGKVPPWLVGRKVIRTSFFEIWGSLLHSDEAFAEYARILKNVLKQCRENPVILFMDEFHTLVNFPVSSNVIKPALADGSLHMIAATTLREYRRDLEGDEALTRRFVPIMLDEPSPAETRRILSSLKKSYEEDYPVSIGDDFVDEVVDLTETYLPGRNQPDKSIDLLELSCIETVYDRLNGGGGGERMSVTEDTAHRVISSMTGIPEEIVAGKMDRLESLTKLLSDRYSGQEEALKPIAFRLALTKSRVGIDAHRPDGIFLVAGERGSGKTELARTVVDFLSEDPEEDFLSIDMEVYGDFHSFVMLMGGGPGRSSLLSEFVRNRPTGVILLRNFDRADKKVLSILRQIFETGKGRDYQGKELVFDHVTFFLTTRVGFEEKKPIGIVSECENVAWEQQEDAVLDGLGEVFPEDFLSSVDELIVLKPVCEEMIRSLLDRKIEAWSRQVGKTLRIEQLLKDLLLEILVKEESPAHALSRVFDREVGEDLLRLRRSREWEELESVELKRDGEA
- a CDS encoding helix-turn-helix transcriptional regulator; the protein is MSLSEYLDLYNPYGDFVDEEDCVLRDFGERLRILRKKRCLTQQMLGERAGVSYKYLGEIERGEKNPSVTILFKLAAALEVNPAELVCVLDGGCADCHYSRVQLRRVNEILMERDPETLKRIVRVLTVWFGEER
- a CDS encoding ATP-dependent Clp protease proteolytic subunit, whose amino-acid sequence is MMSKEESSKNHKDLKEHGIIYLAGGIDESLSENVCKEIIEYNISGKVECIQMIINSHGGSCTDGFAIIDIMEWSRLPVYTTGIGMICSMALLIFMTGAKGRRVITPRTSILSHRYSTKTQGNHSQLLADRKEQDLMHERVVDHYLHNTHIDTREKLEGYLLRDVDTWLSTGEALEYGIADIVEPLSRDGLEIKMKKKTSGKKKKDRKDTDKTPVLFGRQVLG
- a CDS encoding class I SAM-dependent methyltransferase, producing the protein MSQDLPIHAVKGYVDWVLEGLLDVCGDYERKYGRNVVQLEVVRERFQKEFFSIDAIGRSPFLRQCFLKPYGYSGDFRTIDMIYRNRPAPDGVVTHVERFAYDAPACRAVRNRKEFLKEKVREEKCMKRELSILNLASGPAREIAELAEEGTLDENCRVINIDHEPEAHDYAMGLLNGVTKQTGIDYIVEDAYRFSLRKDNLDRYGAQDLILCAGLFDYLDDAWAVRVLRALFALLREDGILIVGNFSHENPSRTLMEWFADWKLIHRDEETFAGLFRKAGITDMVIEKESLGVNLFGVAGKGSTVKPFPDDAA